The following proteins come from a genomic window of Tenebrio molitor chromosome 9, icTenMoli1.1, whole genome shotgun sequence:
- the LOC138139005 gene encoding mitochondrial coenzyme A diphosphatase NUDT8: MFSMTKIPLKNQLVQRCYSAFAAETIFDEENIRKTVAKFAKLQSAKQHANAPTKNAAVLVPLCVVDGRVSLLYTLRAANLKSHRGQVSFPGGMEDSADKNPEQTALRETQEELGIAQDRIEIWGKGNVIVSRGVASVLPVIGALKIRNISRDLRVNPGEVKEVFTVPLEVLCDPSHIRHTQFRTNYSLPVFTGGKRRIWGLTAIITHLFLKALMPRNIYDHTVKFVPPLRSSLPYRLL, from the coding sequence ATGTTCTCCATGACGAAAATCCCGCTCAAAAACCAACTAGTTCAAAGGTGTTACAGTGCATTCGCCGCCGAGACCATCTTCGACGAGGAAAACATAAGGAAAACCGTGGCCAAATTCGCCAAGTTGCAGTCGGCAAAGCAGCACGCGAACGCACCGACGAAAAACGCGGCGGTGCTGGTACCGCTGTGCGTCGTCGACGGTCGAGTGTCGCTGCTGTACACTCTGCGCGCGGCAAATTTGAAGAGCCACCGGGGCCAGGTGAGCTTCCCGGGCGGGATGGAGGACTCCGCCGACAAGAATCCGGAGCAGACCGCCTTGCGGGAGACGCAAGAAGAGCTGGGGATCGCCCAGGACCGAATAGAGATATGGGGGAAGGGCAACGTGATCGTGAGTCGAGGGGTCGCGAGCGTTCTCCCGGTGATCGGGGCTCTCAAAATCAGGAACATTTCCAGGGACCTGCGGGTCAATCCGGGGGAGGTGAAGGAAGTGTTTACGGTGCCGCTGGAGGTGTTGTGTGATCCGAGTCACATCAGACACACGCAGTTTCGAACCAACTATTCCTTGCCGGTGTTCACGGGGGGGAAACGGAGGATCTGGGGGCTGACGGCGATCATCACGCACCTCTTCCTGAAGGCTCTGATGCCTAGAAACATTTACGACCACACCGTCAAGTTCGTCCCACCTCTGAGAAGTTCTCTGCCTTACCGACTGTTGTAA
- the Clic gene encoding chloride intracellular channel Clic, which translates to MSDEVAENGHSDNGDVTEIELIIRASTIDGRRKGACLFCQEYFMELYLLAELKTISLKVTTVDMQKPPPDFRTNFEATPPPILIDRGMAILENEKIERHIMKSVPGGHNLFVQDKEVATLIENLYTKFKMYVTKFESTDSKEASQPLFSHLERINDFMAKRGTRFLTGDTMSCFDCELMPRLQHIRIGAKAFRKFEIPTRFAALWTYMANMYELEAFRQSCPADQDIISHIKNQLGLRTTARIELETPIFTTSIPIVAET; encoded by the exons ATGTCTGATGAAGTAGCCGAAAACGGACACTCCGATAACGGAGACGTCACCGAAATCGAGCTCATCATTCGC GCGTCAACGATAGATGGCCGCCGAAAAGGAGCGTGCCTCTTCTGCCAGGAATACTTCATGGAACTGTACCTCCTGGCCGAACTGAAGACTATCAGCCTCAAGGTGACCACAGTGGACATGCAGAAACCTCCACCGGACTTCCGCACGAATTTCGAAGCCACGCCGCCCCCGATCCTGATCGACAGAGGAATGGCGATTTTGGAAAACGAAAAGATCGAAAGACACATCATGAAGAGCGTACCGGGAGGTCACAACTTGTTCGTCCAG GACAAAGAAGTGGCCACCCTCATCGAAAATCTGTACACCAAGTTCAAAATGTACGTAACGAAGTTCGAATCGACCGACTCGAAGGAGGCCAGCCAGCCGCTCTTCTCCCACCTGGAGAGGATCAACGATTTCATGGCGAAGAGAGGGACCCGCTTCCTCACCGGCGACACGATGTCCTGCTTCGACTGCGAGCTGATGCCGAGACTCCAGCACATCCGCATCGGCGCCAAAGCCTTCCGCAAATTCGAGATACCGACGCGGTTCGCGGCGCTCTGGACGTACATGGCCAACATGTACGAGCTGGAGGCGTTCCGACAAAGTTGTCCCGCCGATCAAGACATCATCAGCCACATCAAGAACCAGCTGGGGCTGAGGACAACGGCTAGGATAGAACTGGAGACGCCGATATTCACCACTTCCATTCCCATAGTCGCGGAGACATAA
- the LOC138138999 gene encoding uncharacterized protein yields MSRSGSPSAGEYTEEEVENARLLLELKKKQAEDNTERMQSSAHATEQQLMSVDAVVELIRRLVPSGASPAGYASDTMTTGEPTPGNFCVMPDLTQGLKAFSGRGGYFEARNWLRDIKAMGRRQFWNENIILEMARQHLQGSALNWYRYHQEEIRTWSEFEEKFREKYEDTRTLTERVHEMEARVQGKDESAEDYFYTKMRLCRELKLEFQESKKLVLMGLKSREAARTILLARHYDETSLLKDILDSEQFYKGQLSGLRENRTECARGKDVLCFKCQKRGHISKNCTAKIGEASDSTGKVPVSFSKKQSAPTATSQVMCFKCNEMGHYASRCEKRERTTENAARQNVNVATENNILFNDSNLKFFKDAKINGKQLRSYVDLGSQVCALRDDFIAQLRLNCNWANTKQIMGYGGAITATLGDADVDLEIDGVVAKVKLQIVPKESQEVPLLVGHPFTEQGHIQVIKTANELLIREVPVTENISTSEVALWARDMSVIPNNFLGHVVVKTDVRERELCVEGGLREIGGVVPRCVVTTDKEGEADLPVLSISGRDVTVKKNDNKTTGEPYREDVCRVELKDNPIEVSEVRTEPSDDEFLELQELGCINVFEMDLHLTDNQPVFSEREEVQEPTKPDINKEMDSPFASVVRKKSDEFQVCADYSDFSRKSDNQLDRLRVLCDAGVNLAFQKHNSGHYLISGAVTVLLLAVIWVMVLFLLLCVKSETCIFRCGSIIVTWLKGWKKRLLYANMEKRKDCLPHRDIDSFESRKLVPKYLGPGPYEIVKFIGNDRYMIQDIEGEQQSNRLCKGIIAVDRLKLLPVKKRVNICRRTL; encoded by the coding sequence ATGTCTAGGTCGGGTTCACCAAGTGCCGGTGAGTACACTGAAGAGGAGGTCGAAAACGCCAGATTATTGTTGGAACTGAAGAAGAAGCAGGCGGAGGACAACACAGAGAGAATGCAATCTTCGGCGCATGCAACAGAACAACAGTTGATGTCTGTGGATGCGGTGGTGGAGCTAATTAGGAGATTGGTTCCATCAGGGGCGTCACCTGCAGGGTATGCAAGTGATACGATGACGACGGGTGAACCGACACCTGGAAATTTTTGTGTAATGCCAGATCTGACGCAAGGGTTGAAGGCGTTCAGTGGCAGAGGAGGGTATTTCGAAGCAAGGAACTGGCTTCGGGATATAAAGGCGATGGGTAGAAGACAATTTTGGaacgaaaatattattttggagATGGCGCGACAACATCTCCAAGGCAGCGCTCTAAATTGGTATCGTTACCATCAAGAGGAAATTCGAACTTGGAGTGAGTTCGAAGAGAAATTTCGGGAAAAGTATGAAGATACGCGAACATTGACGGAACGAGTTCATGAGATGGAAGCTCGTGTACAAGGGAAAGATGAAAGTGCGGAGGACTATTTCTATACGAAAATGCGATTGTGTCGGGAGTTAAAATTGGAGTTCCAGGAAAGTAAAAAGCTAGTGTTGATGGGACTTAAGTCACGAGAAGCGGCTAGGACAATTTTGCTTGCGCGACACTATGACGAGACAAGTCTATTAAAGGACATTTTAGACAGTGAACAATTTTATAAAGGACAGTTATCGGGTTTACGCGAGAATCGGACGGAGTGTGCGAGAGGTAAGGACGTACTTTGCTTTAAGTGCCAGAAAAGAGGGcacatttcaaaaaactgtACGGCAAAAATTGGAGAAGCGTCAGACTCGACAGGGAAAGTACCCGTTTCCTTCAGCAAAAAACAGTCTGCACCGACAGCGACGTCACAAGTGATGTGCTTTAAGTGCAATGAGATGGGACACTATGCGAGCCGATgcgagaagagagaaagaaCAACAGAAAATGCGGCAAGACAAAATGTAAACGTggcaacggaaaacaacatTCTGTTCAATGATTCAAATCTCAAGTTTTTCAAAGATGCGAAGATCAATGGAAAACAACTGAGAAGTTATGTAGACTTGGGAAGTCAGGTGTGTGCTCTGCGTGATGATTTTATTGCTCAGTTGCGTTTGAATTGTAACTGGGCAAATACCAAACAAATCATGGGATATGGTGGTGCAATCACTGCAACCTTGGGAGACGCAGATGTGGATTTGGAAATAGATGGTGTTGTCGCCAAGGTGAAGCTGCAGATAGTGCCCAAGGAAAGCCAGGAAGTGCCCTTGTTGGTGGGACATCCGTTCACCGAGCAAGGACATATCCAAGTAATCAAAACCGCGAATGAACTTCTAATTCGTGAAGTACCTGTGACAGAAAATATATCGACTTCAGAAGTGGCTCTCTGGGCGAGAGATATGTCGGTGATACCGAATAACTTCTTGGGACACGTCGTCGTAAAAACTGATGTGCGCGAACGTGAACTCTGCGTCGAAGGTGGTTTACGCGAAATCGGGGGTGTTGTTCCGCGATGTGTGGTAACCACGGACAAGGAGGGTGAAGCAGATTTGCCCGTATTAAGTATTAGTGGTAGGGACGTTACCGTCAAAAAGAACGATAATAAGACAACAGGTGAACCGTATCGCGAAGATGTTTGCCGAGTTGAATTAAAAGACAATCCGATTGAGGTATCTGAAGTCAGGACCGAACCAAGTGATGACGAATTTCTCGAGCTACAAGAATTGGGGTGTATCAACGTCTTCGAGATGGATCTCCATCTGACAGATAACCAGCCAGTTTTCAGCGAACGCGAGGAGGTACAGGAACCGACGAAACCGGATATCAACAAGGAAATGGACTCACCGTTTGCAAGTGTTGTGCGAAAGAAAAGTGACGAATTTCAGGTGTGTGCGGATTACAGTGATTTCAGCAGGAAAAGTGATAATCAGCTGGATCGGTTGCGAGTGTTGTGCGACGCCGGTGTCAATTTGGCGTTTCAGAAACACAACTCTGGACACTACCTCATAAGTGGAGCTGTCACCGTGTTGCTGCTGGCAGTAATTTGGGTGATGGTACTGTTCTTACTGCTCTGTGTGAAGAGCGAGACCTGCATTTTTCGCTGTGGGTCAATAATTGTTACATGGCTCAAAGGGTGGAAGAAGCGTCTGTTGTACGCAAACATGGAGAAACGGAAAGATTGTCTCCCTCACCGCGATATTGACAGTTTCGAAAGTCGTAAGTTAGTACCAAAGTATCTAGGGCCAGGCCCATACGAAATTGTGAAGTTCATTGGTAATGATAGATATATGATACAAGACATTGAAGGTGAACAACAAAGTAACCGTCTTTGCAAAGGCATTATAGCAGTAGAtaggttaaaattgttacctGTTAAAAAAAGGGTTAATATTTGTAGACGTACTTTGTAG